Proteins encoded in a region of the Coffea eugenioides isolate CCC68of chromosome 4, Ceug_1.0, whole genome shotgun sequence genome:
- the LOC113769013 gene encoding cytochrome P450 CYP82D47-like, which produces MEFIPYLVTIVAVLAFFQLQRKWKSRSQIPKSKLPYPPEAAGGLPIIGHLLSFNTKSSVARNLAAMAEKYGPIFALRIGMTPALVVSNWESVKDCFTISDKALSSRPESVFAETLCFGNASMGFAPYGPYWREMRKIVFLDLLSTRGLEKVRHVRVSEVDNTMKELFSIFSKANNVGGKSSTASPVKVELRKLFENFSMNLIVKKVSGMRYNETEVGTNKDAQVRKVFKAFVHYAGQFFVSDLIPIPFLKWLDIGGHIKSMKGFAKELDAVVQDLWDEHTQRRMKSETIDEKDFMDVLLSKIQSESVFGYSRETAIKATVMTMLVAGFDSTSTHLTWLMSLLLNHPHVMKKAQEEIDRHVGKDRWVEESDIKSLAYIQAISKETFRLYPPPISVPRQAIEDCTVGGYLIPKNTLLVVNVWKLHRDPRVWSEPDKFLPERFLNSCNGPRKMHDDGYSLDYAFTPFGSGRRSCPGMLMATQVIYLIVARLLQGFEFTTPSNLPVDMTEGLGTHLSKTTPLEVLIKPRLPNHALYE; this is translated from the exons ATGGAATTCATTCCATATCTGGTGACAATTGTAGCCGTTCTTGCTTTTTTTCAACTCCAAAGAAAATGGAAATCAAGGAGCCAAATTCCAAAAAGTAAGCTCCCATATCCACCAGAAGCAGCAGGTGGCTTGCCTATCATAGGCCACCTTCTTAGCTTTAATACCAAAAGTTCTGTGGCGAGGAACTTAGCAGCCATGGCTGAGAAATACGGCCCTATCTTCGCGTTACGCATTGGTATGACACCAGCCCTTGTTGTGAGCAACTGGGAATCGGTTAAAGATTGCTTTACCATCAGTGACAAAGCCCTTTCCTCACGCCCTGAATCAGTTTTTGCTGAAACTCTTTGTTTTGGCAATGCATCTATGGGTTTTGCACCGTACGGTCCCTATTGGCGCGAGATGCGAAAGATAGTTTTTCTTGACTTACTTTCAACTCGGGGGCTTGAGAAAGTCAGGCATGTCCGAGTCTCAGAGGTCGATAATACCATGAAAGAACTGTTCTCAATTTTCAGTAAGGCCAACAATGTTGGTGGGAAAAGTAGTACAGCAAGTCCAGTCAAAGTGGAATTGAGGAAGCTGTTTGAGAATTTCTCAATGAATCTTATTGTGAAGAAAGTTTCCGGGATGAGATACAATGAAACTGAAGTTGGCACAAATAAAGATGCTCAAGTGCGGAAAGTTTTTAAGGCATTTGTACACTATGCCGGGCAATTTTTTGTGTCCGATCTCATTCCAATTCCATTTTTGAAATGGCTTGATATAGGAGGGCacattaagtccatgaagggGTTCGCGAAAGAACTTGACGCTGTTGTTCAGGATTTGTGGGATGAGCATACTCAGCGAAGGATGAAGAGTGAGACAATAGATGAGAAAGACTTCATGGATGTGTTGCTTTCAAAAATCCAAAGCGAGTCTGTGTTTGGATACTCGAGGGAGACTGCGATCAAGGCCACAGTCATG ACTATGCTCGTAGCAGGATTTGACAGCACATCAACACACTTAACATGGCTCATGTCCCTGTTACTAAACCATCCACACGTCATGAAGAAAGCGCAGGAAGAGATAGATAGACATGTTGGTAAAGACAGATGGGTAGAAGAATCAGATATCAAGAGTTTGGCCTACATTCAAGCTATTTCGAAAGAAACATTCCGCCTATATCCACCACCTATATCCGTGCCACGCCAAGCCATCGAAGATTGTACTGTTGGCGGATACCTCATTCCAAAAAATACTTTATTGGTGGTGAACGTGTGGAAACTGCATCGCGACCCAAGAGTTTGGTCGGAACCAGATAAGTTTTTACCAGAGAGATTCTTGAATAGTTGCAATGGTCCCCGAAAGATGCATGACGATGGCTATAGCCTCGATTATGCCTTCACCCCTTTTGGCTCTGGAAGACGATCATGTCCAGGAATGCTAATGGCAACACAGGTGATATACTTGATCGTTGCCCGATTGCTGCAGGGTTTTGAATTCACAACCCCATCAAACTTACCAGTGGACATGACTGAAGGTTTGGGTACGCACTTGAGCAAGACTACTCCACTAGAGGTGCTCATCAAGCCACGCCTGCCTAATCATGCACTTTATGAATAA